The following are encoded together in the Plasmodium brasilianum strain Bolivian I chromosome 10, whole genome shotgun sequence genome:
- a CDS encoding hypothetical protein (conserved Plasmodium protein), translating to MNILNVGCCFLILFLLLLEKEFYNNILVFFPSYHLYEKNEKSVGCFILNDEKSYFNNKKKIDILRRHRKLKEDTHTHKINTDKWNYNKNTSEGYLLDENNDDLNPKEKKYKKEKENYSYEREEKRDQGKDDNIDHNNKKCHYIKKEEASEEEKKIYDLMDEELKRNEEESREQKRDREIHENVKKRREQKKEEEEKEEENINKLIKEETGEKAGGEEEVERKKENTNEKVNENKNEQINENNNSILTCSNKLNYLELTPSRGQDNHLFSTDNHDCKSNIVNNIQMIDEKNEKLHNLNDNREEVRSGVGNISHIESEKKENKNNDKGLLFIEGYTQHKDQTLIIEKNKGNKMAFISPTNGDEKSPSDVSQNGIEMQKEEEGRIGTTRNSGNSGSSTGSSNYSTVSFSNLQIYDKMPENISNSYKIRNVHRHIHRPIYHAEINSSLKNNYSFIFLFLNTNDKVRMVPMNFLVQHSIVNLTDEQYDKLKGEKSVSIYDNNNPVKYQYETFEIKEDEANAFKDNYNDGNNNNNGGKNNKENESDSNKESEASTEENNKNAESKWSFDGTLVTYSIIILLVVILLSLTFIVYYYDLINKVKRLQKKRKNNKSLTIENDKSSDMYMDSSYGESTHV from the coding sequence atgaatattttaaatgtcgGATGCTGtttcttaattttgtttcttttattactagaaaaagaattttataacaatattttgGTGTTCTTCCCCAGTTACCATCTGtatgagaaaaatgaaaaaagtgtaggatgctttattttgaatgatgaaaaaagctattttaataataaaaaaaagatagacATATTAAGAAGACacagaaaattaaaagaagataCGCACACtcacaaaataaatacagaTAAATGGAATTATAATAAGAACACATCAGAAGGGTATTTATTGGACGAAAACAATGATGATTTAAATCCtaaggagaaaaaatataaaaaagaaaaagaaaattatagtTATGAAAGGGAGGAAAAAAGGGACCAAGGAAAGGATGATAATATAGAtcataataacaaaaaatgtcattatataaaaaaagaggaagcatcagaagaagaaaaaaaaatatatgatttaatGGATGAAGAGTTGAAAAGAAATGAAGAAGAATCGAGAGAACAGAAAAGAGACAGGGAAATACacgaaaatgtaaaaaaaaggagagaaCAAAAGAAAGAGGAAGAGGAGAAAGAGGAGGAAAACATAAACAAACTGATAAAAGAAGAAACGGGGGAAAAAGCAGGAGGAGAAGAAGAAGtagaaaggaaaaaggaaaacacaAATGAGAAGgtaaatgaaaacaaaaatgagcAGATAAATGAGAACAATAATAGCATATTAACATGCTCTAACAAGCTAAACTATTTAGAGTTAACACCGAGTAGAGGGCAAGACAACCATTTGTTCAGCACAGATAACCATGATTGCAAATCaaatattgttaataatatacaaatgattgatgagaaaaatgaaaaattacaCAATTTGAATGATAATCGTGAGGAAGTAAGAAGTGGGGTAGGAAATATATCGCATATAGagagtgaaaaaaaagaaaacaaaaataatgataaaggTTTACTTTTCATAGAAGGATATACTCAACATAAGGACCAAACTttaattattgaaaaaaataagggaaACAAAATGGCATTTATATCACCAACTAATGGGGACGAAAAAAGCCCTTCTGACGTATCCCAAAACGGAATTGAAATGcaaaaagaagaggaaggGAGGATTGGCACTACCCGTAACAGCGGAAATAGCGGTAGTAGCACTGGAAGTAGCAACTATAGCACAGTCAGTTTTTCCAACTTGCAAATATACGACAAGATGCCTGAGAATATTAGTAACagttataaaataagaaatgtGCATAGGCATATTCATCGTCCCATATACCATGCGGAAATTAATTCcagtttaaaaaataattactctttcatttttttatttttaaatacaaatgACAAAGTACGTATGGTTCCAATGAATTTTCTTGTACAACATTCGATTGTAAATTTAACGGATGAACAATATGATAAGTTGAAGGGTGAAAAAagtgtaagtatatatgacAATAACAACCCAGTTAAGTATCAATACGAAACATTTGAAATAAAAGAGGATGAAGCGAATGCATTCAAAGACAATTACAAtgatggtaataataataataatgggggaaaaaataataaagaaaatgaaagtGATTCAAACAAAGAGTCAGAAGCATCAACAGAagaaaacaacaaaaatgcAGAGTCAAAATGGTCTTTTGATGGTACACTTGTAACATATTCAATTATCATATTATTAGTAGTCATATTACTTTCGTTAACTTTTAtagtttattattatgatctTATAAACAAAGTTAAAAgattacagaaaaaaagaaagaataacAAATCGCTCACTATAGAAAATGATAAGTCCTCAGATATGTACATGGACAGCTCCTACGGAGAAAGCACGCACGTTTGA
- a CDS encoding MORN repeat protein has translation MNRKIKKYKIKNKNKNKNTNKIRFKRFMKKLRDSLHIFLPKNKRPSDNNKNEITGGTIYEIGNEIEEIFQEDVENIKFKADDISSFFVKNSEIEEEEEKKEFLNYDGYKTNLVDDNCNNNTYEDAKGRKTKTLFDPSTCGPYVCCVVILSKKENIQIEFIHPNIHDINEGEILFKSKQNKNKIKKNNKRMITPFNVWYRYKGDWKEDVKMLILERMYLFKEVNTKNFLCNFSNNKSISNNNEYNILYGLSGNRYYIIALNYLEDNKCKEIMIISQVPYFDFIYKHFLTVMQSYIMEKKDSKKENNEIMEEEMEKTQIRPSGKDKTKIAEKEIEIITMIENKKDKSEIFANGKTEITVNNKTAITAYENTKIRENRKDKTESKKKKKIIERNYKVLEQFIDTFGTHSTIFDKISFNDYYVNLGKDIEELNNMKIKNILIFLKAVLLEKKIAMLCSKKGKGCKMLLLFLSFIPDIINFGFNIKNYERNFEKWEKLKLPLILFHEKYILLLHINNLELFNEYAFEKNYLISTNIESDVYNFVKNDLDLFYDIDTDELVIKNKNLIDALTLTRYENNYLKKIHSFFTYFFNFSSLFFENIKQNHSLINGKNVGNILNPLPVEQDTPTFSNFFAKKGDKSLLMDVDKNGTTNCSVINARNGSDICKGNDYHCAFNEGNCDNKTSMSDDAMGGEGIGVGEGACPRDRNILQGNALKNRGISGSRIGSRTGSSDNSSECYSTISTRIGREEQEYEYIDDEDEVNIINTKSVTLRKSESYLCPEISENKLKNIKYSDNDQSEIKKDQVEEKYITDLRNHFHNYFKDFFLSSKENFEEGIKEKKEEYESNYNMSFLSIWQETKNYNFFIEKDCKINKFLKIAEQNNVLFDKKYMEDYKFVDDLLIIEKKRKKNNNNKKEEIDKNLKDILLISLKGYIYEGTYCILKKCKQGLGKFVYNIYDITFHGEWENDQINGSGHLLYNNKFKYFGNFKNNLFNGNGLYVDNLLNQYEGEFLNGSFNGNGKLIFNKNTYIGIFKNSNLIGKGKILYQNGLIYTGEIKDFLPHGYGFLSYNSSTVFEGYFLQGKKNGNGFLTINNNSTSNEIFCIEGKWNNDKPVLKKNFNVLFPNKDKYIGKIYILSSNYGGRSKCRSLNIDDTISENINRNMFEVKKLIANKIAFIKNQDKLNIDETLSPQNDDDSLMDGKVDTTHKDDVNTIISADTTANVCSNSNNNNSSSSRSDSAPSFSSCNILKGKNAKRTEDTIPILTEGKQIQGKHYHHHPPSDEKSIAQHAKFIKKTMLKKKLETIMKTKEKKLMKKFFEILDRSWMYNTERKLKNNKEVVEYLQQKNLFLIPHREGICIIHNKKKKENYDGKFCLGMKHGYGISVYDNVNRYEGYWYRGMKHGYGILYEGDNIYYVHFNYDKLIEKQKILHEQLSKYKPKKETSDVVKEYGNHFIINQPFFDYRNFLSSTLCNYL, from the exons Atgaacagaaaaataaaaaaatacaaaataaaaaataaaaataaaaataaaaatacaaataaaataaga TTTAAGCGATTTATGAAGAAATTAAGGGATAGTTTACACATTTTCTTgccaaaaaataaaag ACCAAGTGACaacaacaaaaatgaaataacagGGGGCACAATTTACGAAATTGGGAATGAAATTGAAGAGATATTTCAAGAAGatgtagaaaatataaaatttaaggCAGATGAtatatcatcattttttgtaaaaaatagtgaaattgaggaggaagaagagaaaaaagaatttttaaattacgaTGGTTATAAGACTAACTTAGTAGAtgataattgtaataataatacatatgaaGATGCCAAAGGtcgaaaaacaaaaacattaTTTGACCCTTCTACATGCGGGCCATATGTATGTTGTGTAgtaattttatcaaaaaaagaaaatatacaaattgaATTTATACATCCCAACATTCATGATATAAATGAAGgggaaattttatttaaatcgaaacaaaacaaaaataaaataaaaaaaaataataaaagaatgaTAACACCATTTAATGTGTGGTACAGATATAAAGGTGACTGGAAGGAAGatgtaaaaatgttaattttaGAGAggatgtatttatttaaagaagtgaatactaaaaattttttatgtaatttttcgAACAATAAATCTATAAGCAATAATAAcgaatataatattctttacGGACTTAGTGGTAATAGGTACTACATAATAGCATTAAATTATTTGGAagataataaatgtaaagaaattatgataataagTCAAGTGCcatattttgattttatatacaaacattttCTCACTGTTATGCAATCCtatataatggaaaaaaaggatagcaaaaaggaaaacaatgAAATAATGGAAGaggaaatggaaaaaactCAGATAAGACCGAGCGGGAAAGATAAAACTAAAATAGCAGAAAAGGAAATAGAGATAATCACAATGattgaaaacaaaaaagataaaagtgAAATATTTGCAAACGGTAAAACCGAAATAACTGTAAACAATAAAACTGCAATCACTGCTTATGAGAATACCAAAATAAGAGAAAACAGAAAAGATAAAACAGAAAgcaagaagaaaaaaaagattatagaaagaaattataaagtATTAGAACAATTCATTGACACCTTTGGAACGCACAGCACAATATTTGATAAAATCTCATTTAATGATTATTACGTAAATTTAGGTAAAGACATTGAGGAATTAaacaatatgaaaataaaaaacattttaatatttttaaaagccGTAttgttagaaaaaaaaattgctatGTTATGctcaaaaaaaggaaaaggatgTAAGATGTTGCTATTGTTCTTATCCTTCATTCctgatattattaatttcggttttaatataaaaaattatgaacgcaattttgaaaaatgggaaaaattaaagttgccattaatattatttcacgaaaaatatatcttattattacatataaataaccTTGAACTGTTTAATGAGTAtgcttttgaaaaaaattatttgatatCAACTAATATAGAAAGCGATGTGtacaattttgttaaaaatgaTTTGGACCTTTTTTATGATATCGATACAGATGAAttagttataaaaaataaaaatttaatagacGCATTAACATTAACaagatatgaaaataattatttaaaaaaaattcattcgttttttacatatttttttaatttctcttctttattttttgaaaatatcaAACAAAATCATAGCCTAATAAATGGGAAAAATGTGGGCAATATTTTGAATCCACTTCCTGTTGAACAGGATACGCCGAccttttcaaattttttcgCCAAAAAAGGTGACAAGTCTTTACTTATGGACGTAGACAAAAATGGCACCACTAACTGTAGTGTTATTAATGCTAGAAACGGAAGTGATATATGCAAAGGGAATGATTATCACTGTGCATTTAACGAGGGGAACTGTGATAACAAGACGAGTATGTCTGATGATGCTATGGGGGGTGAAGGGATAGGTGTAGGTGAGGGCGCCTGTCCGAGGGATAGAAATATACTGCAAGGAAATGCACTAAAAAATAGAGGCATAAGTGGAAGCAGAATTGGCAGCAGAACCGGAAGCAGTGATAACAGTTCAGAGTGCTACTCCACCATCTCAACACGAATAGGACGCGAAGAACAGGAATACGAATATATTGACGATGAAGATGAGGTGAATATCATAAACACTAAATCTGTAACGCTGAGAAAGAGCGAGTCTTATCTTTGCCCAGAAATAAGTGAGAATAAACTTaagaacataaaatatagtgACAATGACCAAAGCGAAATAAAGAAAGACCAagtagaagaaaaatatattactgaTTTAAGAAatcattttcataattattttaaagatttttttttatcaagtaaagaaaattttgaagaaggaataaaagagaaaaaggaagaatatGAAAGTAACTATAATATGTCGTTTCTTTCCATATGGCAAGAaacgaaaaattataatttttttattgaaaaggactgcaaaataaataaatttttaaaaatagctGAACAGAACAATGTGTTATTTGATAAAAAGTATATGGAAGATTATAAATTTGTCGAtgatttgttaataattgaaaaaaagagaaaaaaaaataataataataaaaaagaggaaatagataaaaatttaaaggacatattattaatatcctTAAAggggtatatatatgaaggtACATATtgtattttgaaaaaatgtaaacaagGATTAGgaaaatttgtatataatatatatgacatAACATTTCATGGAGAATGGGAAAATGATCAAATAAATGGTTCAggtcatttattatataataataaatttaaatattttggtaattttaaaaataatttatttaatggtAATGGATTATATGtagataatttattaaatcaaTATGAAGgtgaatttttaaatggtTCTTTTAATGGAAATGGAAaacttatatttaataaaaatacatatattggtatatttaaaaatagtaatttaaTTGGTAAAgggaaaattttatatcaaaatGGACTTATCTATACAGGAGAAATTAAAGATTTTCTACCACATGGTTATGGTTTTTTATCATACAACAGTTCGACAGTTTTTGAAGGTTATTTTCTtcaaggtaaaaaaaatggaaatggcTTTTTAaccataaataataattctacgtctaatgaaattttttgtattgaGGGCAAATGGAATAATGATAAGCCtgtattgaaaaaaaattttaatgtacTATTTCCTAacaaagataaatatataggaaAAATTTACATCTTGTCATCCAATTATGGAGGAAGATCTAAATGTCGTAGCTTAAATATTGATGATACTATATctgaaaatataaacagaAATATGTTTgaagtgaaaaaattaattgcaAATAAAATTGCCTTTATTAAGAATCAAGACAAGCTTAATATTGATGAAACCCTTAGCCCCCAGAATGATGACGATTCCCTGATGGATGGAAAAGTGGACACAACCCACAAAGACGATGTTAATACCATTATCAGTGCTGATACGACTGCTAACGTTtgcagtaatagtaataataataatagtagtagtagcaggAGCGATAGTGCCCCCTCCTTCAGCAGttgcaatattttaaaaggaaaaaatgcgAAAAGAACAGAAGATACCATTCCAATTTTAACAGAAGGTAAACAAATTCAAGGGAAacattatcatcatcatccCCCTTCTGATGAGAAAAGTATCGCGCAACATGCtaaatttatcaaaaaaaccatgttaaaaaaaaaacttgaaacaattatgaaaacaaaagaaaaaaaattgatgaaGAAATTTTTCGAAATATTAGACAGAAGTTGGATGTATAATACggaaagaaaattaaaaaataataaagaagttGTTGAATATTTACAACAGAAAAACTTGTTCCTCATCCCACATAGAGAAGGGATatgtataatacataataaaaaaaaaaaagaaaattatgatGGAAAATTTTGCTTAGGTATGAAACACGGCTATGGTATATCCGTTTATGATAATGTAAATAGATATGAAGGATACTGGTATAGAGGTATGAAACATGGTTATGGTATTTTATATGAAGGGGATAATATATACTAtgttcattttaattatgaCAAGTTaattgaaaaacaaaaaattttacatgaACAGTTAAGTAAGTATAAACCGAAAAAAGAAACTTCCGATGTTGTAAAAGAATATGGAaatcattttataataaatcaaCCCTTTTTTGATtatagaaattttttatccTCTACTTTGTGTAACTACCTGTAG
- a CDS encoding ZIP domain-containing protein encodes MWLTTILTLLIFVECVAVVYVPSFAENKLSKLKKNKFLSITNLENVASGAILALAFIHMLPEVIILLNKKNINLYYTFTLILVSITFLNITDILYDHHAENSFDFDDTQDYEDKNNTIKKVNEKTNDTNCVSMDINETKDLELRSLDVKDKNNSCKSNLFCGLLMGSLKDKNAVVIVGLSMLAHKWAECLIVYKNVVNKTENTFLSSIYAWSFILSLPLGVFIAIFSFPSNEFVEIIFSSIACGFFLYLSFNMTKDIKITKSNKYYISFSYFLGVCSMSTLMIIFNFFENSNVV; translated from the exons ATGTGGTTAACAACAATTCTAACATTACTTATCTTTGTTGAATGTGTTGCAGTTGTGTATGTACCATCCTTTGCAGAGAACAAATTatcaaaattgaaaaaaaataaatttctaaGCATTACAAATTTGGAAAATGTTGCAAGTG gAGCAATATTGGCCTTAgcttttatacatatgttaccagaagttataattttattaaacaaaaaaaatattaacctATATTACACTTTTACTTTAATACTTGTATCAATAACATTTCTGAATATAACAGATATACTATATGACCACCATGCTGAAAATAGTTTTGATTTTGACGATACACAAGATTATGAAGATAAGAATAATAccattaaaaaagtaaacgaGAAAACAAATGATACAAATTGTGTATCCATGGATATAAATGAAACTAAGGATCTAGAATTAAGATCACTAGAtgttaaagataaaaataacagtTGCAAAAGTAATTTGTTTTGTG gtTTGCTTATGGGTAgcttaaaagataaaaatgcCGTTGTAATCGTAGGACTCTCCATGTTAGCTCATAAATGGGCAGAATGTTTGATTGTTTACAAGAATGTTGTTAACAAAACAGAA aATACTTTTTTATCGAGCATATATGCGTggtcatttatattatctttaCCTTTAGGAGTTTTTATTGCAATATTTTCGTTTCCATcaa ACGAATTTGtggaaataatttttagcTCAATTGCTTGTGGGTTTTTTCTGTATCTCTCCTTCAAT atgACCAAGGATATCAAGATAACGAAAAGtaacaaatattatatatcttttagtTATTTCCTAGGAGTTTGTAGCATGTCAACGTTGatgataatatttaatttttttgaaaattcaaATGtggtttaa
- a CDS encoding serine/arginine-rich splicing factor 4 — protein MSYKSSRYSKTPSCIYVGNLPGNIIEEEVYDLFGKFGRIKYIDIKRTRSSSVSLSYAFVHFSDVKDAEYAIERRDGYKYDGYRLRVEFSGENRGYGKYRKKEEGIGPPLRTEHRLIVSNLPDNCKWQHLKDIMRQCGDVGFANIEYGKGIVEFISYDDMLYAIEKFDGAEFKVYDQVTNIKVRKDKRGFSYTKRHRNDYYSPRYKKRRRYSEESGLSARNRSRRHNKYSNTSTKRNNRYDYNSDSTNYNKNKSKYDKIRQRKNEYKGKRSYSVDGKRNEEGSRSKSRNLSRGDERSYKKKKYIRNNSSVRLSKQSSRYEEKENAKNNSYSKSVSNEKSESARRNGSEYRSRKRSLSEDGNKKSRKRSISEDGSEYKDRKRSISEDGNKKSRKRSISEDGNKKSRKRSISEDGNKKSRKRSISEDESEYRSRKRSLSEDESEYKGRKRSISEDGNKKSRKRSISEDESEYISRKRSLSEDGSEYKGRKRSISEDGSEYRCRKRSVSEDGSDFRSRKRTLSKSSKREHSSSDEKKEKRKRSHSESNKSHYKSGSREMEKVQKDKGNGKLSETEKSYKSRSNSERNSAIEKNKSNDEKKKTVDKRTKKVTKNIRKKKGTDDKDIKENNDKASGNEDLKSVSNDGNKSNRDKSEEKENNKENSNSNKNQKTKKAAASEAKPKRGRRGRKKASAEENIANIVDDSVNGNVSN, from the exons atgagtTATAAATCTTCAAGATACAGCAAAACCCCAtcgtgtatatatgtaggaAATTTACCAGGAAATATCATAGAAGAAGAGGTCTACGATTTATTTGGAAag tttggacgtataaaatacatagatataaaaagaacaagGTCTTCTAGTGTTAGTTTATCATACGCTTTTGTCCATTTTTCCGATGTCAA aGATGCAGAATATGCAATAGAAAGAAGAGACGGTTATAAATATGATGGTTATCGTTTACGCGTTGAATTTTCAGGAGAAAACAGAGG ctatggaaaatatagaaaaaaagaagaaggaaTTGGACCCCCATTAAGAACCGAACATCGACTTATTGTTAGTAATTTGCCAGACAACTGTAAATGGCAACATTTAAAAGACATTATGAGACAGTGTGGTGATGTAGGATTTGCTAACATCGAGTATGGAAAAGGAATAGTAGAATTTATTAGTTACGATGATATGTTATATGCGATTGAAAAGTTTGATGGTGCCGAATTTAAAGTTTATGATCAggttacaaatataaaagttaGAAAAGATAAAAGGGGGTTCTCATATACGAAAAGACATAGAAATGATTACTATAGTCccagatataaaaaaagacgaAGATATAGTGAGGAATCTGGATTATCGGCTAGAAATAGATCAAGAAGACACAACAAATATAGTAACACATcaacaaaaagaaataatagaTATGATTATAATAGTGATAgtacaaattataataaaaacaaaagtaaATACGATAAAATTAggcaaagaaaaaatgaatataaaggTAAAAGAAGTTACAGCGTAGATGGtaaaagaaatgaagaaGGTAGTAGAAGTAAATCAAGAAATTTATCAAGAGGTGATGAAAGaagttataaaaagaaaaaatatatacgtaataaTTCAAGTGTTAGATTAAGCAAACAATCTAGTAGGTatgaagaaaaggaaaatgcaaaaaataacAGTTATAGTAAAAGCGTAAGTAACGAAAAAAGTGAAAGTGCTAGAAGAAATGGAAGTGAATATAGGAGTAGAAAAAGAAGCTTAAGTGAagatggaaataaaaaaagtagaaaaagaAGTATAAGTGAAGATGGAAGTGAATATAAAGATAGAAAAAGAAGTATAAGTGAagatggaaataaaaaaagtagaaaaagaAGCATAAGTGAagatggaaataaaaaaagtagaaaaagaAGCATAAGTGAagatggaaataaaaaaagtagaaaaagaAGCATAAGTGAAGATGAAAGTGAATATAGAAGTAGAAAAAGGAGCTTAAGTGAAGATGAAAGTGAATATAAAGGTAGAAAAAGAAGTATAAGTGAagatggaaataaaaaaagtagaaaaagaAGCATAAGTGAAGATGAAAGTGAATATATAAGTAGAAAAAGGAGCTTAAGTGAAGATGGAAGTGAATATAAAGGTAGAAAAAGAAGTATAAGTGAAGATGGAAGTGAATATAGATGTAGAAAAAGGAGCGTAAGTGAAGATGGGAGTGATTTTAGAAGTAGAAAGAGAACCTTAAGTAAAAGTTCGAAAAGAGAACATAGCTCAAgtgatgaaaaaaaggagaaaagaaaaagaagccATAGTGAATCCAATAAATCTCATTATAAAAGTGGTTCCCGTGAAATGGAAAAAGTTCAAAAAGATAAAGGCAATGGTAAGTTAAGTGAAACTGAAAAGAGTTACAAATCGCGTAGTAATTCAGAAAGAAACAGCGCcatagaaaaaaacaaaagtaatgacgaaaaaaagaaaacagtTGATAAAAGAACTAAAAaagttacaaaaaatataaggaaaaagaagGGCACAGATGATAAGGAcataaaggaaaataatgataaagcAAGTGGAAATGAAGATTTAAAAAGTGTTTCTAATGATGGAAATAAAAGCAATAGAGATAAAtctgaagaaaaagaaaataataaagaaaattcaaattcaaataaaaatcaaaaaacCAAAAAAGCAGCAGCTTCAGAAGCAAAACCAAAAAGGGgtagaagaggaagaaaaaaagctAGTGCAGAAGAAAATATAGCTAATATAGTAGATGATAGTGTTAATGGAAATGTAAGCAATTAA
- a CDS encoding citrate synthase — protein sequence MGRIGNITRNNAFTRNKVELNNIFAHCLENENFHNKRRNSCHVIQLRNYNVKKLTNEKKKNSFNCSDVHGLVGNRTNVMRTNNARYFSSNNSYERNLYLENYAKIKENINSIDNEESVIMTILKEKTYDCIQKTKEKIKTIMHTYPNTPISICTPNNVIGGLRNTITLITDTSILEKRKGILFRGRPVDKILKDFPKWDNTCEYPMAEAMFWYLLTKEIPAVDDLKLFSRELYCRAKKIPLFVFEFIDNIPTFTHPMSQLISTVSFLESLSLFKLKYSTGILKTEYWKYILEDAVSLIAQIQVIGAYIYKRTFIDNTIKKGEGIELDIDLDWSANFTKLIGYEDNEVRDLLRLYFLLHSDHEGGNASAHVSHLIGSTLGNPYLSFSGCAIALYGPLHGLANQECLKFLLDIKKHLGDKQLTYGFIEKYAQNFLNSGRVIPGYGHAVLRVPDPRFLALRNFALTHFPDDPIVQILEMCYKVIPGILSATGKVKNPYPNVDCYSGSLLYHYGIKYPEYYTVLFAISRSIGVMSQLVLSRGLMYPLERPKSVDIHNLKKICERNYVKIEEFE from the coding sequence ATGGGAAGAATCGGCAACATTACACGCAACAACGCATTTACGAGGAATAAAGTAGAACTTAATAACATATTTGCACATTGTTTAGAAAATGAgaattttcataataaacGTAGGAATAGTTGTCATGTGATACAATTAAGGaattataatgtaaaaaaattaacaaatgagaagaagaagaattcTTTTAATTGTTCAGATGTTCATGGGTTAGTAGGTAATAGAACTAATGTAATGAGAACAAACAATGCTCGTTATTTTTCGAGTAATAATAGTTATGAAAGAAACTTATACTTAGAAAATTATgctaaaataaaagaaaatattaatagtatAGATAATGAAGAATCTGTTATTATGACCATTTTGAAGGAAAAAACGTATGACTGTATACAGAAaacgaaagaaaaaataaaaacaattatgcatacatatcCAAATACACCCATATCTATATGTACACCAAATAATGTAATTGGTGGATTGAGAAATACAATAACTTTAATTACTGATACTTCcattttagaaaaaagaaaaggaatttTATTTAGAGGTAGACCTGTAGATAAGATATTAAAAGATTTCCCCAAATGGGACAATACTTGTGAATATCCTATGGCTGAAGCTATGTTTTGGtatttattaacaaaagAAATACCAGCTGTTGATGActtaaaacttttttcaaGAGAATTATATTGCAGAGCTAAAAAAATTCCGTTATTtgtttttgaatttattgaTAATATACCAACATTTACACATCCAATGAGTCAATTAATATCAACAGTTTCTTTTTTGGAatctttatctttatttaaattaaaatattctacaggaatattaaaaacagAATACTGGAAATACATTTTGGAAGATGCTGTTTCCTTAATAGCACAAATTCAAGTTATCGGtgcttatatttataagagAACTTTTATAGAtaatactattaaaaaaggGGAAGGTATAGAATTAGATATTGATCTTGATTGGTCAgctaattttacaaaattaatagGTTATGAAGATAATGAAGTGAGAGATTTGTTAagactttattttttactacaCAGTGATCATGAAGGAGGAAATGCAAGTGCACATGTATCTCATTTAATTGGAAGTACTTTAGGTAATCCATATTTGTCCTTTTCTGGGTGTGCTATCGCATTGTATGGTCCTTTACATGGACTAGCTAACCAAGAAtgcttaaaatttttattggatataaaaaaacactTAGGTGATAAACAACTAACATATGgttttattgaaaaatatgcGCAAAATTTTCTTAACTCCGGAAGAGTTATACCGGGATATGGTCATGCAGTTCTAAGAGTCCCCGATCCCCGTTTTTTAGCTCTCAGAAATTTTGCCTTAACTCATTTTCCAGATGACCCAATAGTACAAATACTTGAAATGTGCTATAAAGTAATACCAGGAATACTTTCAGCTACTGGTAAAGTGAAAAATCCATATCCTAATGTAGATTGTTACAGTGGTTCTCTATTATATCACTATGGCATTAAATACCCGGAATATTATACGGTACTTTTTGCTATCTCTAGATCCATAGGTGTAATGTCCCAACTAGTTTTATCAAGGGGTTTAATGTATCCATTAGAGCGACCCAAGTCGGTAGACATacacaatttaaaaaaaatatgcgaAAGGAATTATGTTAAAATTGAGGAAttcgaataa